The window TCAAAGTCGATGCATGACTGGCCGACTGGACAATACAAATAAGCTTCCAGGTTCCATCATCCCGACCTCCACCCAGCACCACCTTAGTCTCACCTGGATCAACCATGTCTCTACGATATCAAAAATTCGTGTCGGAGAAACCCCAGATCCATCCTCTTTCCATCAGCGTAGATGAAGCTTTATCGACGGAATTGGAGAAACAACAACAGGGTTTCTTGAAATGCACCGTTTGCTGCGGTATCATTGCCGCCGTGATACTCATCATCGCGGTGGTGATGATAGTCCTCGGTTTCACAGTTCTCCACATCAAAAACCCAAAACTCAGAATGAATTCAGTGGCGATCATCGGACTTGACCAGGTCAACTCAACAGATTTACTCAACCGGAACGCTAATCTGACTGTGGTGGCTGACGTCTCCATGAAGAACACTAACgtggagaaattcaagtttgaaACTTTTAATTCAAGTCTTGTGTATCGTGAGACGGTGGTGGGAGTGGAGGATGTTCCCGGAGGGGTGGTTGACGCTAGGAAGACGATGAGACTGAAGCTGGTGTATGAGATGATGATGGCGAAGATGGCCGGAGATCCACAGTTCGGAAGTGATATCACGGCGGGTAAGCTGATGGTGCGAAGTTATACAAGGGTTAATGGTAGAGTTAATATATTAAACATTATTAAGAGAAAAGTGACGGTTACTATGAACTGTTCCATCGCCATTAATGTAACGACCTGGGGTATCGCCGATCAAGATTGCAAGAGCCATGTCGATATATaggatttttttttcttacatatCTATTTttcatattcatttatgatttcTTTTTGAGTATTTGTTTTTATAGTAGAAATATAAAATTGTAAAGGTATATAGATCCGTTTAGGAGAAAAGGAGAATTTGAATATATATTTGGGCTTGTTGGTATGATCCACGGGTGAAGTTGCCAATTCACTGTTTTTCAC of the Lactuca sativa cultivar Salinas chromosome 6, Lsat_Salinas_v11, whole genome shotgun sequence genome contains:
- the LOC111887473 gene encoding uncharacterized protein LOC111887473 codes for the protein MSLRYQKFVSEKPQIHPLSISVDEALSTELEKQQQGFLKCTVCCGIIAAVILIIAVVMIVLGFTVLHIKNPKLRMNSVAIIGLDQVNSTDLLNRNANLTVVADVSMKNTNVEKFKFETFNSSLVYRETVVGVEDVPGGVVDARKTMRLKLVYEMMMAKMAGDPQFGSDITAGKLMVRSYTRVNGRVNILNIIKRKVTVTMNCSIAINVTTWGIADQDCKSHVDI